The genome window CTAAAGCATTTGGAGTTTGGTGGCGCAGACTCGACACTGGGGAACTCCTTCCTGTGCAGCCTGTACTTCGGTCTTTGTTGCATCGGTCCTTCGAGGAGGACAACAATACAGGCTTGTATCCTGACTTACAGATATAGACATGAACttaaagaaaatctttttttttttttttttttttagcatatcTGCCAGCAAATCCAACAGAAGAGCACTTTTTTCCTGATGATTTCAGAGAGGATGTTGTGGATATCTGAGTGTGTATTTATACAAACACGTGATTCTCTCTATGATATGGTATAGCTCCATTTCTAAATGACTTTCCATCAGACTGACTTCGCATGAGCGGGCTGGCTCATGTCACGTGAGGATGACTCCATTAGAAAGCGTGGACTAAGATCGTGGTTTCATTTTCCCGTcggtgtgtctgtgggtgtagATCCCGTCAGAGGCGGGTCGAGATGGAAGAGGAGGGCCTATTGTGTATCTGCCAAACTATTGCCAAATTCAAgctttttcttcagtttcataCAGGTCTCCCTTCTTGTTTGAGGCTGTGATTCAGAGATAAGTCTGTCTGGGAAGTCACACTGAAATTGTTTGGCGGTATTTAGACTTCATGCTTATCTTTAGTAGCAACAGCTCctggagcagctgtgtgtgtgagaggttaTAAGAGGACAGAATACAGTGTTTCTGTTGAGATGGGCTGCATCCACACCTGCAGTCAAGGTTTTCTCAGAATATGCAGCGTCTGCACTGGGGGCGGAATAAATCTAGCAAGCCTTGTGGCTCATGGAGGAGAGACACAACACTATATTTCTGAGAAGTGATTTGCATTCAGAGGCCAGTATACAAGCAGGGCCGAGTTAGGTTATTCAGGAAATTAATCACATTCATAGTTAATGTTTCTTTCAAATCAACTGACACAATATCAGTACATAGATTTGTATGAACAACTGGGTTCTTAATAAGAAGAACCAGTAGTTATTAAACAGATGCAATAAAGGATGACAAGATCAAATCTACCAAGTTAAAATCTATATTTGTGGCGTAAAGCATACGTTTTCTGGGAATTGTGATCAACtgtgtacaaccctgattccataAAAGTCTTGACGCTTTGTAAAACAGAACacagtcatttgcaaacgaactgtgtttaccgacaacaggtttacaaagtgttcctgagcccatccTGTATCCAATCATGTAATCATgttactatcacctgttaccaatcaacctgttcacctgtggaacgatccaaacaggtgtttttggagcgttccacaactttcccagtcttttgtttctcctgtccCAACCTATTTTAAACATGTCGCTGCATttaattcagaataagcagatatttacaaaaatcaatgaagctgagaAGGTCAAGCATTAAATTTATTgactttctgtttatttttgttttacacagcgtcccaactcttttggaaCGGGGGTTGTACACAGGACTCTTTACTTAAATCCAAACAGGGTTTCTCACAAGACctattttcaaatgtcattatttttaatgaagttGAAACGATTTGTCAACCTACAGAAAATCTGCAGCTCATTTAGTAATCAGTTAATGTCTTCTTTTGAAaccaaaatgttcaaatttcaTTGGCTGGAGCTCCTCACAcatgaagatttgctgcttttttgtctCACGTGATAATAAACTGGATGTGTTGGGTTTTCAACAAGCAATTTTACAACATCACCTTGGGCATTCTTCACAATGTTCGACTTTTCATATAATCAACGTATGTTGATTGAGAGAAAGAATGGGCAGATTgattaacaatgaaaataatcatttgttttgtccCTGTGTCTCAAGAATCCATTCAGATCGAAGCTTAACTCCAACTTTGTGTGACTGGAATCAGCCAGCTCTGAATCACAGCCTCAGTCTCGTCTTTgttttcaaaaagaaagaaatccaaACAAAGTACTATGAGTCTCACACTGCAAATCACTGAACTTCACAATCAAGGGATACGTCTCTGCCTCCGCTTTCATTCAAACCTTATCCGACAGTTTTGTAAGTGTGCGTTTCTTGTGGGAGGCGAGCGTCGTTCGCTGATACTGCTGTTCAAATGAAATggcaccaaacacacaaaccaaccGAGTCCGAGACAGAAAACGAGAAGGCGCTGGGTCAGGTTTTAGTAGCCTGGAGACAACTTTTAAATCACGGCAGGTCTCTTTTGGAATAGTCATTAGTTTCTCGACATTTCAAACACATATAAAGGTCTTACAGTTGTATTTTAGACTGCAGGACTGTTTTTATACACATCATtggttttgtcacttttttagaaaaaacacctttttatGGTTCAAAATGTTTGCCTCTATGTCTGtacagaacaaaagctgctattttattctttttctcttttggatGTTATATATTAAGAAATCCTTCAGGTTTGGTATTTTATGGTCTCCACTACAGTCCGTTTCTTATATCTTCAGactctgttaaaaaaaaaaggaaaaaaaacaaagattttagATATAgaaccatttttttctgttaccCCAAAAGGTTTTCTGTAACACTATATTTTGCTCAttgccttttatttttatgaaatcTTTCCtcctgtatttgttttgtggatgtctatattattattattattattattattattattattattatttggaaTGGACACCTTAGCtcgatgtgtgagtgtgtacttTCTGCACCCTTTTTGTACTTGTTGTCTAGCACTGCGCCTAGCATTGCCCTCTAGGTGCGACTCAATCTCAGGTCAAAGTAAAGGCTTTGCTTTCTCCACACATTCTCATGATCGTCCTCTACTTGTCTCCCCCCCTCATGCTTTGTTGAGTCCAGTAGTGCCCTCTCTCCTTCCCACTGGCCCCTCACTGACCTCTACAGCATACTGTACctgtctcccccctcccccccgtgCCTCCTTTTGAAGTCAGGATCAGTTCCAGTATGAGATATTTACTTTATACCAGATCTGGTATTTTAACCCATCCATTTCCTGCCTCTTCTTGACTCAATAGGGCTAATTGGGTTGTTTGTTTGCCTTAATTATGCCAACCATCTCTCAACCATTCAAAatcagaccccccccccccccccccttttttttttctttttttacattttttttgtaattaaaacACTCGAGCGCAATACAACGTCACTTCTGCTAATATTGCTTCTTCAAAGCGAGTACAGGTCTTATTGTTCGTCTTCATAATCACTGCTTCTGAAAACCAAATACAGGATGGGTTAAAGTCCAGGGAAGGGAACACATTTCAATGTCATGAATGGAAAAGGTCTTAAAACGGAGACTGAAACGGTAAAAGTGTTTTGAAGGATTTCTCCTCATCTTTTGGAAATGTTGcctggtgattttttttttccccgttctttgaagttttttttctgtaggagtgttatttatttatttttttattttccttttgtgaTATCAGTTTAAATCACTGTATAAATGCCCCATGATTCAGTATaaagttggatttttttttgtatgtattttctTTGGTGTCATGCCTGGGGGacttaaaaacctttttttttttcccttcaagTATATATCTACCTcactctttttaaaatatatgtatgCGTATGGAAAACAAGGACATCTCACTCTTTCTCATCAGTTTGTATAGGAACCTCATCATCTGGATAAAACACCACAGGGATCTAGAGAAACCTCACAAAGCGGAATAGGACAGGAGATGGAATATCTGTGTGGAGGTTTAAGTGTTGCAAGTTAAGCCCACAGATATCTGGCCCATTGATTTCACAGAAAGTAAGTCTGTTTCTCTGAGAATACAAAGAAAAGGAGCGTGTTTCGTTCTCTGCAGAATCACTTTAAATGGTTGGACATTTATTAGATAATTATGTCAGCCTACTCTTTGATTTGACCTGCTAGATTACAGCGTTTCGAGGTTTACAGCAGGTGCAGGATGGCTTCGTAAGACAAGAGGCCAGGGCACAACGTCGACATCAGACATTCCATCTCCACTTGACTCCCGACACATAGTCACAACCTCAAATCCTCAAAAAACAGAAGCCTTCATTTTCCTCAtctaaaatgcatttatatagATGTCTACGCAGTTATCACGgggaacatttttaaaaagggaaGATGTTTTATTGACCTCCAAGAACATTTCGCATCTTTCAGCTTATTCAAAACATCCAGATGTCATTCGAGCTCtccaggaaataaaaacaaaaaaacatttggttaTACGGATCAGCAGGACATTTGTTCACTTTCTGCACATTTAGAGAGATGGCAGCAGCCCCACCTCCTACGTGTCTCTACCTTCAGTCCTGAGTGGACAGTTTCATTCGTTCTTTTAAGTCAGCGCTGGATGGGGTTCGTTTTCCATGTGAACTCTTTGTGTTTATGCGAGCGCCATCAGCTCCCCTGTCTCTAGCTCTAGCGATAGCCAGTTTCCACCACCATCAAGGTGAACCTCTTCGTGAGCATTTTCCGGctttgtgatcatttgctagTAAACCCAACACGCCTTCTCTGGCCTGTTGCACTGCTACTTAACACGAATGCTGCTGGTTCAAACGGTCGCCACAGTGGATCTCATATTATCAGCAGAAATGTTGAGTGCAAAGGGGCTTTTACATCCCAAAGCTTCTCATGAAACCTCTCGGAGAGTACTGTCTCACTGCAAGGGCTCCTGAGCTGGAGGcataaaatcatttgaaaaaaaaaaatcctgttgaAGTTTAAACccaaaagcaataaaaagagaaagaaaatgggaTTATGAATAGGCCACTGGGTCGCCTCTAATGTGAAATCTGGGTGCTCGATCGAGGTTCTTCTTAAGCATTTTATCTGTGCATGATTTATGAGAATACCAATCAAAGAGTGAACAATCTTTTGGTTGACTGCTGCTGAATATCACATTGGTACAGAGATCACCACTGACAAGCAAGCAGCTTGTGTAGTTACTCAACatatctgtgcttttttttttcccgtttGGATGTATGTAATGATGGCAAGCAAACATTAATGATATATTTTCAGTTCTGGGATTAGTAGACAATACATTGACCTGTTGTGAGGTGAATTACTGTTGAATTACTAGTTACCATTAGATCACAAACCTGTCATAACTGCAGCATTTAAACAAACACGTGGACATATATAGGACAGGGATGTTGCGTAGATTACGGGTAGTCATGGTAAAGAGTAAACATGAATAGAAAAAGATGATAGGCCTAAGTTTACAGCTTCACACtagttgcttttttttgcagattttcagcataaatatacagtaactaaaaaaaaaacatgcaacttAGTCATCTTTATCATTTCAATTCTACAGAATGTTCTTCATGCAAACCTCAGGTTTATGGAGGATGCGTCAGTGCATTCAAACTGCAATAATAAGTTTGAGGTTTATCATTGTCATGCctctgtttttatgatttgCATTCCTATACCTTCTGAGGGGGCCTTGGTCTACTGCTATGATTTTATGATAATactttcacaaaaaaaaatctctgtgtTCATTACCTGATTGGGGaaagaaataatcaaaaaaaaaaaaaaaaaaaaccttcactAGACTGTCTCTTTTCGAGCTCTGTATCTGAGGCCTCAAAGTTTTTCACACCTATAGCTGAGATGGAGTATTTTTGACATGCCGTCTCCAAATGTGTATCTGAGAatttcttgtatttttcttttttttctgaaattttgaataaataaatgaatgagaaCTTTGACTGTTCTATTTAATTCCCTCTGAGGCCGGATCATTCAGTGATACTGATTGTGTGTTGTCATTAGAGGACCTACCTCACTGTGACTGGCTGGCTGAGGGGTCTTCCAGCTGGTCGAGCATGGTCCGAATGAGGGTCTGCAGCAGGGGTACCAGTCTGACTGCTGAGCTCAGGCTGCCAGATGAGGGTATGTGTATGAGGGCCGCTCTCCTCCCACCGTGATACAGGGAGCAGTAATACGCGAAATCACACAGgtacctgaggaggaggaggaagtgtcaTCTCATATTCTTGAGTGTCTGTGAAAGCAGCTCAGGAACAGACATCTACCTGCCAGCGTCTCTTGAATAAATGACATCCATCCCTGCTCGTCTGAACTCTTTGGAGACGGCCTTCATGTTAATGACCGAGTCCAGTTTCTCTGGTCCTCCTTCCAGACAGCAGTGGCTCTCAGGACAGAAACCGCacacatctctgtctctgtatccGCTGTTCTTCCCCGTCTGCTCCACGATGACGACGCTGGAGCCTCTGGCCAGGCCCAGGTGTACAGcaaactgagacacacacaaacaccaaagcTAGAGTGAGGCATTTACCTTGTCATATCACAACCACAGTGTATTTATGCATTTCAACAACACTCTACCGCTACCAGTTAGGACACCGAGATCAAGGTGGAGGATATTTATGGTTTgattccagtgtttttggacaTAATGTTTAAATTAGACTTGTTTTAGGTTGTTGAAAAATTGATGAACAAAGGAATCATTAATTTATTCCTGGTTGTGTGGACTGAtctttaaaacagcatttagatCTTTATGACCTTTATGTCAATTCATCATATCAATACAAGAAATAGGTTAAAcgaaataacattaaaaaaatcaaaataactGACACTTTATTTGGTATCCGCTCCCAATTACCTGGTTAAAAAGgacttaagttttttttttttttttttttaaagtttctggTCTTCACTTTATGTTTTTACCTTTGGGTGAAGAGTTTGCCAAATGTCAGCAATGATTTGCTGAGTCTTCACATAACTCACTGGGACCTCCTTGATGTAAACATCAATCCGCTCTCCCAGTCCGACCACCTTCAGCCcctttaaataatgaaatatttgacattttaagtcTTTCTCATTTCTCAGACGACATTCAACACTGACTGGCAGTTTTTTCAAGCATTACCTGGGCTGCCGTCCAGCTGGGGTTCACTAAGAACTGCCTGTAAGGTCCGAAGCCTTAAAAACGAAAtcaaaaacttaaaaatgaCCGGAACTTGTTGGTGTATTCATGAGCAGACGTTTACTTATTTACCTGTAACGACCACAGTTTCGCTCCCATTCATGGCGCAGTCAAGTTTTCACAGTGAGGGAGGACAGTTTGTTACGCACTTCATGTCaggacactgaaaaacaaaaaggtttaTTATAGCTCCCGCAACTCCCCTTTTGTCCGCTCGGGGGAGCTGTTCCCCGGCAAATAAATGATTAGAAGCTAGCGTGGAAGTGATGCATTCAGGTGCCGCCGGTAAGTTCCACAATCTAACCTTTTACAGGTCTCTTACAAGTTACACATTTAACTAGCTTGGCAATTAAACTAAAGCGTTCTTTAATTTTCATTGCATTGTCTTAAGAATTATTTACTATTCTCTGTTCTGGCAGAGTAGCTTTAAGCATGcagtgtatgtatatatatatatatatatatatatatatatatatttataatagGTAAATGTAGTTACATTTAGTgaagtacaaaataaaagtaatcaCGTAGAAAATGCGTTTACAGGCCAAATGTACTAATTATTGGGAGGGGTAAGATTAATGTAAATTGGACATGTTGCTAATTTGTTAATCCTGTTAGTCTTGTTAAAAAGGGAAGAAAGGcaagacaaaacatgaatataaaaaGGTAAATATAGATATAAACGTATTTATATGAAATTTCAATGAAAGTAGCAACTACGCAGGACAATTGTTTGTTCCTTTTAATGTTATATGTACACCCGATTaagcatttttttccacatcttttaattttattttactgcaggACACATTTTCAGCAGATATTTTAAGTTTGCAGTGTTCCAGTTGTATTTACCCGTCTTTGGTTATAATCGTGAGATCagaattaaatatttcaaacagCACTTAAATGCAGCATAACATCTGCCAGGGACGCGGACGCGTTTGGGACGATCCTGTGAGGCAGGCAGGtcccgccctcctcctcctcctcctcctgcacttgTCAAAGGCCACTGGTGGCAAATTACATCACAGTTGTGCCTAAAGACGCACACGCAGATGACACCGGGATATCCTCCCTCCTAAATTAACTATTTTTAAAGTCACTTCTTATCATTAGGAGTCACAATGTTGCCTTTCAAGAGAACTTTTGAGAGCGAAAAACACCAGCTGCAGGAGCTCAACGGCAGACTGGTCCAGTATCTTTCCAGAACaaagcagctggagcaggaaaATGCGGGTCTGATTGCTGAAATCAATAAACTCAGACAAGCGAAGGCGGTGGACCGGGAGCCGAGGTACAAGAGCGAGATGCGGGACCTGAGGAGAATGGTGGAGCAGCTGTCGTTTGAGAAGTCCCAGGctgagatggagagggagaagctATGGCGGGAGTTACAGATGGTCCAGTCTCTGTGCAGCGAGCAGACGGGGGTGTGCCGGGACATCAGTGGCGAGCTGAAAGGCTGCGAGAAGGAGCTTCACCACGCTAACAAGACCAACTGTGAACTCCAGCAGCGGCTATTCCAGCTGGAGAAAGAGTATAAACGATTAGAGGACGCGCACAGCCAAGAAATGAACCGTCTCCGGTGCCAGGTGGAGTCCCGGGTGGTGCCCATCATCACGCAAACTTACCGCGGGCCTCCGGCGGCCTCCATGGAAGAGGTGCAGGAGTACGCCCGCGGTCTGTCCGAAGGCTGGATGGAGACCCTTGAAATGTACCagcagaaggtggaggagatggagcagtCGATTAAAGCGGACCAGGCGAGGCTGGGTGACCTGCAGAGGGAAAAGATGCTGTACGCGTCGGAGTTGGACAAATTACGCACGGATGCGGAAAAACAAGGGCAGATTCAGTTGCGCCTTGAAGAACAACTGATGCACATGCAGGAGAAATTCCGGGTGGACTACAATGAGTATCAGGTGAGAG of Chelmon rostratus isolate fCheRos1 chromosome 6, fCheRos1.pri, whole genome shotgun sequence contains these proteins:
- the pgpep1l gene encoding pyroglutamyl-peptidase 1, which produces MNGSETVVVTGFGPYRQFLVNPSWTAAQGLKVVGLGERIDVYIKEVPVSYVKTQQIIADIWQTLHPKFAVHLGLARGSSVVIVEQTGKNSGYRDRDVCGFCPESHCCLEGGPEKLDSVINMKAVSKEFRRAGMDVIYSRDAGRYLCDFAYYCSLYHGGRRAALIHIPSSGSLSSAVRLVPLLQTLIRTMLDQLEDPSASQSQ